In Mixta intestinalis, the following are encoded in one genomic region:
- a CDS encoding CidA/LrgA family protein, producing MAVAISPQRTGWLQRLQVPLQVGIYIVLFIFAQQLVSWLHLPLPANIVGMVLMLALIMLRIIPLKWVKAGGNWLLAEMLLFFVPAVVAVVNYGDLLKVEGWRICVVIALSTIMVLSATALVVDRVYRLEIRLAQRKQVRHD from the coding sequence ATGGCAGTTGCGATAAGCCCGCAACGCACAGGCTGGCTACAGCGTTTGCAGGTACCGTTACAGGTGGGTATTTATATCGTCCTGTTTATTTTTGCCCAGCAGCTGGTGAGCTGGCTGCATTTGCCGCTACCGGCCAATATTGTCGGGATGGTGTTAATGCTGGCGTTGATTATGCTGCGCATTATCCCACTGAAATGGGTCAAGGCAGGCGGTAACTGGTTGCTCGCTGAGATGCTGCTGTTTTTCGTCCCGGCAGTAGTGGCAGTGGTGAACTACGGTGATTTGCTGAAAGTGGAAGGCTGGCGCATCTGCGTGGTCATTGCTCTCAGTACAATAATGGTGTTAAGCGCTACGGCGCTGGTGGTTGATCGCGTTTACCGGCTGGAAATTCGGCTGGCGCAGCGTAAGCAGGTGCGCCATGATTGA